In Rhodamnia argentea isolate NSW1041297 chromosome 11, ASM2092103v1, whole genome shotgun sequence, one genomic interval encodes:
- the LOC115732539 gene encoding protein IRX15-LIKE-like: MKSNANTKLIVFHPSLHKQASAAPASHRLWLLFFITFFTLAFTLALFNSAIPSSPSASAASFSSSASAALPAAVADALLHYAAATNATHMTQAEIASITAVVRRSPSANFLVFGLTHETLLFKALNFNGRTVFLDESEFLISRLEQQHPGIEAYDVQFTTRVSQMPGLIKSARDLIKTECRPVQNLLFSECKLALNDLPNYIYEVDWDVILIDGPRGYFPAAPGRMSAIFTAGVLGRSKKGGGGRGKTHVFVHDIDREVERICSEEFLCEENLVETVDSLGHFVVQKMERDSFEFCRNATKPSPTATSLLSSDGDVEDD, from the coding sequence ATGAAGAGCAACGCCAACACGAAGCTCATCGTCTTCCACCCTTCGCTCCACAAGCAAGCAAGCGCCGCCCCAGCCTCTCACCGCCTGtggctcctcttcttcatcaccttctTCACCTTGGCCTTCACTCTCGCCCTCTTCAACTCCGCCATCCCCTCCTCCCCCTCCGCCTCAGCCgcatccttctcctcctccgcctccgcgGCCCTCCCTGCTGCCGTCGCCGACGCCCTCCTCCACTACGCCGCCGCCACCAACGCCACCCACATGACCCAGGCCGAGATCGCCTCCATCACCGCCGTCGTCCGCCGCTCCCCCTCCGCGAACTTCCTCGTCTTCGGCCTCACCCACGAGACCCTTCTCTTCAAGGCCCTCAACTTCAACGGCCGCACGGTGTTCCTCGACGAGAGCGAGTTCCTGATCTCGCGGCTCGAGCAGCAGCACCCGGGGATCGAAGCATACGACGTCCAGTTCACGACCCGGGTCAGCCAAATGCCGGGCTTGATCAAATCGGCGAGGGACCTGATCAAGACCGAGTGCAGGCCGGTGCAGAACCTGCTTTTCTCCGAGTGCAAGTTGGCCCTGAACGATCTGCCGAACTACATATACGAGGTGGACTGGGACGTGATCTTGATTGACGGGCCGCGCGGGTACTTCCCGGCGGCCCCGGGAAGGATGTCGGCAATATTCACGGCGGGTGTTCTGGGGAGGAGCAAGAAGGGCGGCGGCGGTCGCGGGAAGACGCATGTCTTTGTGCATGATATCGACAGGGAGGTGGAGAGGATTTGCAGCGAGGAGTTTCTGTGCGAAGAGAACTTGGTGGAGACGGTGGACTCGTTGGGGCACTTCGTGGTGCAGAAGATGGAGAGGGACAGTTTTGAGTTCTGCCGGAACGCGACGAAGCCTTCGCCGACGGCGACGTCATTGCTCTCGTCGGATGGCGACGTGGAAGATGATTGA